A single window of Streptomyces xanthii DNA harbors:
- a CDS encoding mycothiol-dependent nitroreductase Rv2466c family protein: MPATAEKPVEKTPVDFWFDPLCPWAWMTSRWVLEVEKFRDIKVRWNVMSLAVLNEDKLDELPEEYRDMLETKAWGPVRVVIAAQQEHGSEVLGDLYTALGTRIHNGGEGPTKEAVAAALDEVGLPASLMEHWDDTKYEPELRASHKEGIDKVGQEVGTPVIAVPGADGEQIAFFGPVVTPAPKGEAAAKLWDGTLLVASVPGFYEIKRTRTAGPVFEN; encoded by the coding sequence ATGCCCGCCACGGCCGAGAAGCCCGTCGAGAAGACCCCCGTCGACTTCTGGTTCGATCCGCTGTGTCCCTGGGCCTGGATGACCTCCCGCTGGGTGCTCGAGGTCGAGAAGTTCCGGGACATCAAGGTCCGCTGGAACGTGATGAGCCTCGCGGTGCTCAACGAGGACAAGCTCGACGAGCTGCCCGAGGAGTACCGGGACATGCTCGAGACCAAGGCCTGGGGCCCGGTCCGCGTCGTCATCGCCGCCCAGCAGGAGCACGGTTCCGAGGTGCTCGGCGACCTCTACACCGCGCTCGGCACCCGGATCCACAACGGGGGCGAGGGCCCGACCAAGGAGGCCGTCGCCGCCGCGCTCGACGAGGTCGGCCTGCCCGCCTCCCTCATGGAGCACTGGGACGACACGAAGTACGAGCCCGAGCTGCGCGCCTCCCACAAGGAGGGCATCGACAAGGTGGGCCAGGAGGTCGGCACACCGGTCATCGCGGTCCCCGGCGCGGACGGCGAGCAGATCGCGTTCTTCGGCCCGGTCGTCACGCCGGCACCCAAGGGCGAGGCCGCGGCGAAGCTCTGGGACGGCACGCTGCTCGTGGCGTCGGTGCCGGGCTTCTACGAGATCAAGCGGACGCGCACGGCGGGGCCGGTCTTCGAGAACTAG
- a CDS encoding NUDIX hydrolase codes for MHKELRVAAYAVCVRDGRMLLARWVAGDGTKRWTLPGGGMDHGEDPYDTVIREVEEETGYAFTPGTLIGVHSVLRRYPRKLGKVADFHGLRLVYEGEITGGTLRHEENGSTDMAAWHDLDEVSQLPRVELVDVGLELWRNRPPTGHVLPRKVNTE; via the coding sequence ATGCATAAAGAGCTGCGGGTGGCGGCCTACGCCGTGTGCGTGCGCGACGGCAGGATGCTCCTGGCCCGCTGGGTCGCAGGCGACGGCACCAAGCGCTGGACGCTGCCCGGCGGCGGGATGGACCACGGCGAGGACCCGTACGACACGGTGATCCGCGAGGTCGAGGAGGAGACGGGGTACGCGTTCACCCCCGGCACCCTCATCGGCGTGCACTCGGTGCTGCGCCGCTACCCCCGCAAGCTCGGCAAGGTCGCCGACTTCCACGGCCTCCGCCTGGTCTACGAGGGCGAGATCACGGGCGGCACGCTGCGTCACGAGGAGAACGGCTCGACGGACATGGCGGCCTGGCACGACCTCGACGAGGTGTCACAGCTGCCCCGGGTCGAGCTGGTGGACGTGGGCCTCGAACTCTGGCGCAACCGCCCCCCGACGGGCCACGTCCTTCCCCGCAAGGTGAACACGGAGTGA
- the pepN gene encoding aminopeptidase N, protein MPGENLSRDEARERAGLLSVDGYEVALDLRSAVGEAPGEGPRTFRSVTTIRFRANEPGASTFVDLIAPSVTAVSLNGEDLDPAAVFDGSRIRLENLAEENELVVDAQCAYSRTGEGMHRFVDPEDGEVYLYTQYEPADSRRVFANFEQPDLKAPYRFSAQAPEGWTVWSNGVGELKDGVWRFAETKPISTYITAIVAGPYHYVTDTYTRGDLEIPLGAMCRKGLAPYFDADDVFLVTKQGLDFFHENFDYPYPFGKYDQAFVPEYNLGAMENPGMVTFREEFIFRGKVTQASYERRANVILHEMAHMWFGDLVTMQWWDDLWLKESFADFMGSFSMVEATRFKNGWITFANNRKSWAYRADQLPSTHPITADIRDLEDAKLNFDGITYAKGASVLKQLVAYAGRDAFLEGARRYFKRHAYGNTQLGDLLSVLEETSGRDMTSWSRAWLQTAGVNSLTPQVTLSGDGRITELAVVQEAAASHPELRPHRVAVGLYRRTVEGALERYARAEVDVDGPRTVVTELAGAEAPELVLVNDDDLTYCKIRFDENSLATLREQLGDISDPLARALCWSALWNLTRDALMPARDFIGLVLRYAGRESDIGVLQMLHAWARSALTHYAAPAWRAEGGRLLAEGAVKELRLAEPGSQHQLTWARFFASVASGEAELQLLQGLLEGSAKIDGLEVDQEMRWAFLETLATYGVADEAVLADELARDDTASGKRHQVRCLAARPSAAVKAQAWAQVVESDALSNALVEATIAGFQQPSQRELTAPYAEKYFAVIERVWDERSIQIGMDVVRGLFPTLQDSDATLAATDAWLTAREDAAPALRRLVLEARDDLARALRGQACDAGAASS, encoded by the coding sequence GTGCCCGGTGAGAATCTGTCCCGCGACGAGGCCCGCGAGCGGGCGGGTCTGCTGTCGGTCGACGGGTACGAGGTGGCCCTCGACCTGCGGTCCGCCGTCGGTGAGGCCCCGGGCGAGGGACCGCGCACCTTCCGTTCCGTGACCACGATCCGGTTCCGGGCGAACGAGCCCGGCGCGAGCACCTTCGTCGACCTGATCGCCCCGTCCGTGACGGCTGTCTCCCTCAACGGGGAGGACCTCGACCCGGCCGCCGTGTTCGACGGCAGCCGGATCCGGCTGGAGAACCTGGCGGAGGAGAACGAGCTGGTCGTCGACGCCCAGTGCGCCTACTCCCGCACCGGCGAGGGCATGCACCGCTTCGTCGACCCCGAGGACGGCGAGGTCTACCTCTACACGCAGTACGAGCCGGCCGACTCCCGCCGCGTCTTCGCCAACTTCGAGCAGCCCGACCTGAAGGCCCCGTACCGGTTCAGCGCGCAGGCGCCCGAAGGCTGGACGGTCTGGTCGAACGGGGTCGGTGAACTCAAGGACGGCGTCTGGCGGTTCGCCGAGACGAAGCCGATCTCCACGTACATCACCGCGATCGTCGCCGGCCCGTACCACTACGTGACGGACACCTACACGCGCGGCGACCTCGAGATCCCGCTCGGCGCCATGTGCCGCAAGGGCCTCGCCCCGTACTTCGACGCCGACGACGTGTTCCTGGTGACGAAGCAGGGCCTCGACTTCTTCCACGAGAACTTCGACTACCCGTACCCCTTCGGCAAGTACGACCAGGCCTTCGTGCCCGAGTACAACCTCGGCGCCATGGAGAACCCGGGCATGGTCACCTTCCGCGAGGAGTTCATCTTCCGCGGCAAGGTCACCCAGGCCTCGTACGAGCGCCGGGCCAACGTGATCCTGCACGAGATGGCCCACATGTGGTTCGGCGACCTCGTCACCATGCAGTGGTGGGACGACCTGTGGCTGAAGGAGTCCTTCGCCGACTTCATGGGCTCGTTCTCCATGGTCGAGGCGACCCGGTTCAAGAACGGCTGGATCACCTTCGCCAACAACCGCAAGTCCTGGGCCTACCGCGCCGACCAGCTGCCCTCCACGCACCCGATCACGGCCGACATCCGTGACCTGGAGGACGCCAAGCTCAACTTCGACGGCATCACGTACGCCAAGGGCGCCTCGGTGCTGAAGCAGCTCGTCGCGTACGCCGGGCGGGACGCCTTCCTCGAGGGCGCGCGCCGGTACTTCAAGCGGCACGCGTACGGGAACACGCAGCTCGGCGACCTGCTGTCGGTCCTCGAGGAGACCAGCGGGCGTGACATGACGTCCTGGTCGCGGGCCTGGCTGCAGACCGCCGGGGTCAATTCGCTGACCCCGCAGGTCACGCTGAGCGGCGACGGCCGGATCACCGAGCTCGCCGTGGTCCAGGAGGCCGCCGCCTCCCACCCGGAGCTGCGGCCGCACCGGGTGGCCGTCGGCCTCTACCGGCGCACCGTCGAGGGCGCCCTGGAGCGCTACGCGCGCGCCGAGGTAGACGTCGACGGGCCGCGCACCGTGGTGACGGAGCTGGCCGGGGCCGAGGCGCCGGAGCTCGTCCTCGTCAACGACGACGACCTCACGTACTGCAAGATCCGCTTCGACGAGAACTCGCTGGCCACGCTGCGCGAGCAGCTCGGCGACATCAGCGACCCGCTGGCCCGCGCCCTGTGCTGGTCCGCGCTGTGGAACCTGACGCGGGACGCGCTGATGCCGGCCCGCGACTTCATCGGTCTCGTGCTGCGGTACGCCGGGCGGGAGTCCGACATCGGCGTCCTGCAGATGCTGCACGCGTGGGCCCGCTCGGCGCTCACCCACTACGCGGCGCCGGCCTGGCGCGCGGAGGGCGGGCGGCTGCTCGCCGAGGGCGCGGTCAAGGAGCTGCGGCTCGCCGAGCCGGGCAGCCAGCACCAGCTGACCTGGGCCCGCTTCTTCGCTTCCGTCGCCTCGGGCGAGGCCGAACTCCAGCTCCTCCAGGGGCTGCTGGAGGGCAGCGCGAAGATCGACGGGCTCGAGGTCGACCAGGAGATGCGCTGGGCGTTCCTGGAGACCCTCGCCACGTACGGGGTCGCCGACGAGGCCGTCCTCGCGGACGAGCTGGCCCGCGACGACACCGCATCCGGCAAGCGGCACCAGGTGCGCTGCCTCGCCGCGCGCCCCTCGGCGGCCGTCAAGGCGCAGGCCTGGGCGCAGGTCGTGGAGTCGGACGCGCTGAGCAACGCGCTGGTGGAGGCCACCATCGCCGGGTTCCAGCAGCCGTCCCAGCGGGAGTTGACCGCTCCGTACGCCGAGAAGTACTTCGCGGTCATCGAGCGGGTCTGGGACGAGCGGTCCATCCAGATCGGCATGGACGTCGTGCGGGGCCTGTTCCCGACGCTGCAGGACTCCGACGCGACGCTCGCGGCGACCGACGCGTGGCTGACCGCGCGCGAGGACGCGGCTCCCGCGCTGCGCCGGCTCGTGCTGGAGGCCCGGGACGATCTGGCCCGGGCGCTGCGCGGGCAGGCCTGTGACGCCGGGGCCGCCTCCTCGTGA
- a CDS encoding amino acid permease codes for MSRTSAQSAAEDAATVEDAVAQPVEQSAAAEPSLSHGLKQRHLSMIALGGVIGAGLFVGSGTAIAAAGPSIILAYAISGALVMLVMRMLGEMAAAYPASGSFSVHAERGIGPWAGFTAGWSFWFLLCVAVGLEGIGAAGIVHAWVPGVPEWAWVALFMLLFTGSNLAAVKNFGEFEFWFATLKVGAIVLFLGIGVLAILGVLPDVDAPGMSNLTGHGGFMPNGSEGLIVGLLASVFAYGGLETVTIAAAESEHPVQGVAKAVRTAMWRIALFYVGSMAVVVVLLPWTAKEIPTKGPYVATLDHLGIPAAGQIMNVVVLIALLSAMNANIYGASRMAGSLVARGMGPKIVGRISGGVPRVAVMLSAAFGFVCVLLSYWRPDDIFAWLLNTIGAIILVVWFFIAISQLILRRKLEREAPEKLVVKMWAYPYLTVLALLGMVAVFVLMAREPGTRVQLYYTGGLTLILAVVGFARQKIAEKKAVSA; via the coding sequence ATGTCTCGGACGTCCGCGCAGTCAGCCGCAGAGGATGCGGCAACCGTAGAGGATGCGGTCGCGCAGCCCGTCGAGCAGTCGGCGGCCGCCGAGCCGTCGCTCTCGCACGGCCTCAAGCAGCGCCATCTGTCGATGATCGCGCTCGGCGGCGTGATCGGCGCCGGCCTCTTCGTCGGCTCCGGCACCGCGATCGCCGCGGCCGGTCCCTCGATCATTCTCGCCTACGCGATCTCCGGCGCCCTCGTGATGCTGGTGATGCGCATGCTCGGCGAGATGGCGGCGGCGTATCCGGCCTCCGGTTCCTTCTCCGTGCACGCGGAGCGGGGCATCGGCCCGTGGGCCGGGTTCACGGCGGGCTGGTCGTTCTGGTTCCTGCTGTGCGTGGCGGTGGGGCTCGAGGGGATCGGCGCGGCGGGCATCGTGCACGCGTGGGTGCCGGGTGTGCCCGAGTGGGCCTGGGTCGCGCTGTTCATGCTGCTGTTCACCGGCTCGAACCTGGCCGCGGTGAAGAACTTCGGCGAGTTCGAGTTCTGGTTCGCGACGCTCAAGGTCGGCGCGATCGTCCTCTTCCTGGGCATCGGCGTCCTGGCCATCCTCGGCGTCCTGCCCGACGTCGACGCCCCCGGCATGTCCAACCTCACCGGCCACGGCGGCTTCATGCCGAACGGCTCGGAGGGTCTGATCGTCGGTCTGCTCGCGTCCGTCTTCGCGTACGGCGGTCTGGAGACCGTCACCATCGCCGCCGCCGAGTCCGAGCACCCGGTGCAGGGCGTCGCCAAGGCGGTCCGTACGGCGATGTGGCGCATCGCGCTCTTCTACGTCGGCTCGATGGCCGTCGTCGTGGTGCTGCTGCCCTGGACGGCGAAGGAGATCCCGACCAAGGGCCCGTACGTCGCAACCCTCGACCACCTGGGCATCCCGGCGGCCGGCCAGATCATGAACGTCGTCGTCCTGATCGCCCTGCTGTCCGCGATGAACGCCAACATCTACGGCGCCTCCCGCATGGCCGGCTCGCTGGTCGCCCGCGGCATGGGCCCGAAGATCGTCGGCCGGATCTCCGGCGGGGTGCCGCGGGTCGCGGTGATGCTGTCGGCCGCGTTCGGCTTCGTGTGCGTGCTGCTCAGCTACTGGCGCCCGGACGACATCTTCGCCTGGCTGCTCAACACCATCGGCGCGATCATCCTCGTCGTCTGGTTCTTCATCGCCATCTCGCAGCTGATCCTGCGCCGCAAGCTGGAGCGCGAGGCGCCGGAGAAGCTCGTCGTGAAGATGTGGGCCTACCCGTACCTGACCGTCCTGGCGCTGCTCGGCATGGTCGCGGTCTTCGTCCTGATGGCCCGCGAGCCCGGCACCCGGGTGCAGCTCTACTACACCGGCGGCCTGACCCTGATCCTCGCGGTCGTCGGCTTCGCCCGGCAGAAGATCGCAGAGAAGAAGGCCGTGAGCGCCTAG
- a CDS encoding TIGR03767 family metallophosphoesterase yields MPRTRSVTQAVRLDRRTLLTATGAATLTAGLGYALGAPGEAAAGPTNPPAATRTRTTEGRPARAPYTRGTTLAETATPHTAPASHAYRHLTSGPGWPRVTRDDLTAPHRNRETRRTALAAFVQFTDMHIVDVQNPLRYEYLRGATSSAWRPQEALSVAGAISLVERVNSLPGGPVTASPLHCVMTTGDNTDNNARCELDWFLKTMSGGGITPNTGDPAHYEGVQNSGLKLYWHPDSKFPDNDKQSHAFPRVQGFLEAAIRPLSSPGLNIPWYSTVGNHDALPGGCYAPADPFFTEFAVGDRKLMELPTADGEAIWDNVERGGDLKGAAFKELLTSRSRQMRKVTPDESRAPFTPAEYVAAHLDPAYRGPGPVGHGYTQANLHEGTQYYAFEIAPGVRGVSLDTTDPGGHYEGSIGAAQLAWLKDQLNKAAADHTHVIVFSHHTSKSMRNLNPDPQRPREKRHGGAELTALLAAHRPVLAWVNGHSHKNKITPHPGSDGAPGFWEISTASHVDFPQLARVIEIADNHDGTLSLFTTLIESAAPYKATPTHLTATNLASLYRELSFNAPGARTTLAGKPKDRNTELVLRKS; encoded by the coding sequence ATGCCGCGCACACGCTCTGTCACGCAAGCCGTACGACTGGACCGCCGCACCCTACTGACCGCAACCGGCGCAGCCACCCTCACCGCGGGCCTCGGCTACGCGCTGGGCGCTCCCGGCGAAGCGGCAGCGGGCCCGACGAACCCGCCCGCCGCCACCAGGACCCGCACGACCGAAGGCCGCCCGGCCAGGGCCCCGTACACGCGGGGCACGACCCTGGCCGAGACCGCGACCCCGCACACGGCCCCCGCCTCCCACGCGTACCGCCATCTGACCTCGGGCCCCGGCTGGCCGAGGGTCACCCGCGACGACCTGACGGCCCCGCACCGCAACAGGGAGACCCGCCGCACGGCACTCGCCGCGTTCGTCCAGTTCACGGACATGCACATCGTGGACGTGCAGAACCCGCTGCGCTACGAGTACCTGCGCGGCGCGACGTCCAGCGCCTGGCGCCCCCAGGAGGCACTGTCGGTCGCGGGCGCGATCTCGCTCGTGGAGCGGGTGAACAGCCTCCCGGGCGGCCCGGTGACGGCGTCGCCCCTGCACTGCGTGATGACGACGGGCGACAACACGGACAACAACGCCCGCTGCGAACTCGACTGGTTCCTGAAGACGATGAGCGGCGGCGGCATCACGCCGAACACGGGAGACCCGGCCCACTACGAAGGGGTGCAGAACAGCGGCCTGAAGCTGTACTGGCACCCGGACTCCAAGTTCCCCGACAACGACAAACAGTCCCATGCCTTCCCGCGCGTCCAAGGCTTCCTGGAGGCGGCGATCCGCCCCCTCAGCAGCCCCGGCCTGAACATCCCGTGGTACTCGACGGTCGGCAACCACGACGCGCTGCCCGGCGGCTGCTACGCCCCCGCCGACCCGTTCTTCACGGAGTTCGCCGTGGGCGACCGCAAGCTGATGGAGCTCCCCACGGCGGACGGCGAGGCGATCTGGGACAACGTGGAGCGCGGCGGAGACCTGAAGGGCGCCGCGTTCAAGGAACTGCTCACGTCCCGCTCCCGCCAGATGCGCAAGGTCACCCCGGACGAGTCCCGCGCCCCCTTCACCCCGGCCGAGTACGTGGCCGCGCACCTGGACCCGGCCTACCGCGGCCCGGGCCCGGTGGGCCACGGCTACACCCAGGCCAACCTGCACGAGGGCACGCAGTACTACGCGTTCGAGATCGCGCCCGGCGTACGAGGCGTCAGCCTGGACACCACGGACCCCGGCGGCCACTACGAGGGCTCGATCGGCGCGGCGCAACTCGCCTGGCTGAAGGACCAGCTGAACAAGGCGGCGGCCGACCACACCCACGTGATCGTCTTCTCGCACCACACCAGCAAGTCGATGCGCAACCTCAACCCGGACCCGCAGCGCCCGCGCGAGAAGCGCCACGGCGGGGCCGAGCTCACCGCGCTCCTGGCCGCCCACCGCCCGGTCCTGGCCTGGGTGAACGGCCACAGTCACAAGAACAAGATCACCCCGCACCCGGGCTCGGACGGTGCCCCCGGCTTCTGGGAGATCTCGACGGCTTCGCACGTGGACTTCCCGCAACTGGCCCGGGTCATCGAGATCGCGGACAACCACGACGGCACCCTGTCCCTGTTCACGACGCTCATCGAGTCGGCGGCGCCGTACAAGGCAACCCCCACGCACCTCACGGCGACGAACCTGGCGTCGCTCTACCGGGAGCTGTCCTTCAACGCGCCGGGCGCCCGCACGACGCTGGCCGGCAAGCCGAAGGACCGCAACACCGAACTGGTCCTGCGCAAAAGCTGA
- a CDS encoding superoxide dismutase, protein MAIYTLPELPYDYAALEPVINPQIIELHHDKHHAAYVKGANDTLEQLAEARDKEQWGALNGLEKNLAFHLSGHILHSIYWHNMNSPKDGGGGEPLAADGVGDLADAITESFGSFAGFKAQLTKAAATTQGSGWGVLAYEPVSGRLIVEQVYDHQGNVGQGSTPILVFDAWEHAFYLQYKNQKVDFIDAMWAVVNWQDVAKRYAAAKERAYNLLLVP, encoded by the coding sequence ATGGCCATCTACACGCTTCCTGAGCTTCCCTACGACTACGCGGCGCTCGAACCGGTCATCAATCCGCAGATCATCGAGCTGCACCACGACAAGCACCACGCCGCGTACGTGAAGGGGGCCAACGACACCCTGGAGCAGCTGGCGGAGGCCCGCGACAAGGAGCAGTGGGGCGCGCTCAACGGCCTGGAGAAGAACCTGGCCTTCCACCTCTCCGGCCACATCCTGCACAGCATCTACTGGCACAACATGAACAGCCCGAAGGACGGGGGCGGCGGTGAGCCGCTGGCCGCCGACGGCGTGGGCGACCTCGCCGACGCGATCACCGAGTCCTTCGGCTCCTTCGCCGGTTTCAAGGCACAGTTGACCAAGGCCGCCGCGACGACGCAGGGCTCCGGCTGGGGCGTCCTCGCCTACGAGCCGGTCAGCGGGCGGCTCATCGTCGAGCAGGTCTACGACCACCAGGGCAACGTGGGGCAGGGCTCGACCCCGATCCTCGTGTTCGACGCCTGGGAGCACGCCTTCTACCTGCAGTACAAGAACCAGAAGGTCGACTTCATCGACGCCATGTGGGCCGTCGTCAACTGGCAGGACGTGGCCAAGCGGTACGCGGCCGCCAAGGAGCGCGCCTACAACCTGCTGCTCGTCCCCTGA
- a CDS encoding biotin transporter BioY: MSTATAAVARPGKVLADLLPASRTKDIALVLGGAALTGIAAQIAIPVPGSPVPVTGQTFAALLVGTALGARRGFLALAVYALAGMAGMPWFAEGTAGFAMPSFGYVLGLMLASAAVGALARRGDDRSVWRTARAFLVGEAIVYAVGVPYLALSTGMSLTAAIAAGLTPFLIGDAIKAALAMGALPTAWKFVGK, from the coding sequence ATGAGTACCGCCACCGCCGCCGTCGCCCGTCCGGGCAAGGTCCTGGCCGACCTGCTGCCCGCCTCCCGCACCAAGGACATCGCGCTGGTCCTCGGCGGCGCCGCCCTCACCGGCATCGCCGCGCAGATCGCGATCCCCGTGCCGGGCTCGCCCGTCCCGGTCACCGGGCAGACCTTCGCCGCGCTGCTCGTCGGCACCGCGCTCGGCGCCCGCCGCGGCTTCCTCGCGCTCGCCGTGTACGCGCTCGCGGGCATGGCCGGCATGCCGTGGTTCGCCGAGGGCACCGCCGGTTTCGCGATGCCGTCCTTCGGCTACGTCCTCGGCCTGATGCTCGCCTCCGCGGCCGTCGGCGCCCTGGCCCGCCGCGGCGACGACCGCTCGGTGTGGCGCACCGCCCGCGCCTTCCTCGTCGGCGAGGCGATCGTCTACGCCGTCGGCGTCCCCTACCTGGCGCTGTCCACCGGCATGAGCCTGACCGCCGCGATCGCCGCGGGCCTCACCCCGTTCCTGATCGGCGACGCGATCAAGGCGGCCCTGGCGATGGGCGCGCTGCCCACCGCCTGGAAGTTCGTCGGCAAGTAA
- a CDS encoding amino acid permease produces the protein MHDPRHDDAPLPSEGPLPDEPLGGGLKQRHLTMLGLGGVIGAGLFVGSGAGIEVAGPGIVVSYLIAGALAMCVMRMLGEMSAAMPASGSFSVHAERALGRWAGFSVGWLYWFLLVVVLAVEATGAAQIANGWVPSVPQWTWVLLFMVVFTVANLTAVKNFGEFEFWFASLKVFAIVAFLVLGLLAIFGLLPDTDPVGLTHLTGDGGFLPHGWQGVVSGVLAVVFAFGGLEVVTIAAAESDDPVRSVARAVRSAVFRILFFYVGSMLVIVTVLPWTAQKAGVSPYVTVLDAIGIPSAGQIMNIVVFVALLSALNANLYGASRMVFSLAERGEAPRSLLKVSGGGVPRRAVLASVAFGFVSVVLNLKWPDSVFLYMLNSVGAVLLFVWALIAVSQLRLRRRIEAQAPEKLVLRMWAFPWLTWAALAAMAAVVGLMLTDDGARPQLLWSTGATAAVLVVAGVRELRARRA, from the coding sequence ATGCACGACCCCCGGCACGACGACGCCCCGCTCCCCTCCGAAGGGCCGCTGCCCGACGAGCCGCTGGGCGGTGGGCTCAAGCAGCGGCATCTGACGATGCTGGGGCTCGGCGGGGTGATCGGCGCGGGCCTGTTCGTGGGGTCCGGTGCCGGGATCGAGGTCGCGGGCCCGGGCATCGTCGTCTCGTATCTGATCGCGGGCGCGCTCGCGATGTGCGTGATGCGGATGCTGGGCGAGATGTCGGCGGCGATGCCGGCCTCCGGCTCGTTCTCGGTGCACGCGGAGCGGGCGCTCGGCCGGTGGGCCGGGTTCAGCGTGGGCTGGCTGTACTGGTTCCTGCTCGTCGTGGTGCTCGCGGTGGAGGCGACGGGCGCGGCGCAGATCGCGAACGGCTGGGTGCCGTCGGTGCCGCAGTGGACGTGGGTGCTGCTGTTCATGGTGGTGTTCACCGTGGCGAACCTGACGGCGGTGAAGAACTTCGGCGAGTTCGAGTTCTGGTTCGCCTCCCTGAAGGTCTTCGCGATCGTCGCGTTCCTGGTGCTGGGCCTGCTGGCGATCTTCGGCCTGCTCCCGGACACGGACCCCGTGGGCCTCACGCACCTCACCGGCGACGGGGGCTTCCTGCCGCACGGCTGGCAGGGCGTCGTCTCGGGCGTGCTCGCCGTCGTCTTCGCGTTCGGCGGCCTGGAGGTCGTCACGATCGCGGCGGCCGAGTCGGACGACCCGGTCCGCTCGGTGGCGCGGGCCGTGCGCAGCGCGGTGTTCCGCATCCTCTTCTTCTACGTCGGCTCGATGCTGGTCATCGTGACGGTGCTGCCGTGGACCGCGCAGAAGGCCGGCGTCAGCCCCTACGTCACCGTCCTCGACGCCATCGGGATCCCGTCGGCGGGGCAGATCATGAACATCGTGGTGTTCGTGGCGCTGCTGTCGGCGCTCAACGCCAACCTGTACGGCGCGTCCCGGATGGTGTTCTCGCTGGCCGAGCGCGGGGAGGCGCCGCGCTCGCTGCTGAAGGTGAGCGGCGGCGGGGTGCCGCGCCGGGCGGTCCTCGCGTCGGTGGCCTTCGGTTTCGTGTCCGTGGTGCTGAACCTGAAGTGGCCGGACTCGGTGTTCCTCTACATGCTCAACTCGGTCGGCGCGGTGCTGCTGTTCGTGTGGGCGCTCATCGCGGTGTCGCAACTGCGGCTGCGCCGGCGCATCGAGGCGCAGGCGCCGGAGAAGCTCGTCCTGAGGATGTGGGCGTTCCCGTGGCTGACCTGGGCGGCGCTCGCCGCGATGGCCGCGGTGGTGGGCCTGATGCTGACCGACGACGGGGCGCGTCCGCAGCTGCTGTGGTCGACGGGGGCGACGGCTGCGGTGCTGGTCGTGGCGGGTGTGCGGGAGTTGCGCGCACGGCGTGCCTGA
- a CDS encoding FAD-binding oxidoreductase: MTTAETLVLRPGDAGYDDETTGFQTGFALRPDVVFTASGPDDVVAAVAHAAAAGLPVGVQATGHGLPDSAEGGVLVSTRRMDTVTVDPVARTARIGAGARWGAVAEAAAPHGLAPLNGSAPSVGAVGYTLGGGLGILAREFGYTADHVRSVDVVTADAVLRHVTADSDPGLFHGLLGGGANLGVVTAIEVGLVPVTRLYGGSLGYDGRVTGPAGIVREYTRWAATVPDTLTSSLAALVYPDLPSMPPHLRGTYLVSVRIAFTGGAEEGERLVAPLRAALGPALSDTVREMPYGDSHTIHSDPDFPHPYYGDSVFLDALDLGGVTELFTACGPGADGMHVVQLNHLGGALARPAPNAVPYRDAAWLVRILSPLGEGGRDAARAHHARAFGAVSGQVMGRSLNFAFGGADRPEGLYDAGTRKRLADLKAAYDPANLFRRNYNV, encoded by the coding sequence ATGACCACTGCAGAGACCCTTGTTCTCCGGCCCGGTGACGCCGGTTACGACGACGAGACCACCGGGTTCCAGACCGGCTTCGCCCTCCGCCCCGACGTGGTGTTCACCGCGTCGGGGCCGGACGACGTGGTGGCCGCCGTCGCGCACGCGGCGGCCGCCGGACTGCCCGTCGGGGTGCAGGCCACCGGACACGGGCTGCCGGACTCGGCCGAGGGCGGCGTCCTCGTCAGCACGCGCCGGATGGACACCGTCACGGTGGACCCGGTGGCGCGTACGGCCCGGATCGGCGCGGGCGCCCGCTGGGGCGCGGTCGCCGAGGCCGCGGCCCCGCACGGACTCGCCCCGCTGAACGGCTCGGCGCCGAGCGTCGGCGCCGTCGGCTACACGCTGGGCGGTGGACTGGGCATCCTGGCGCGGGAGTTCGGCTACACCGCCGACCACGTGCGCTCGGTGGACGTGGTGACGGCCGACGCCGTCCTGCGCCACGTCACCGCCGACAGCGACCCCGGGCTCTTCCACGGCCTGCTCGGCGGCGGCGCGAACCTCGGCGTCGTCACCGCGATCGAGGTGGGCCTGGTCCCGGTCACCCGGCTCTACGGGGGCTCCCTCGGCTACGACGGCCGGGTCACCGGCCCCGCCGGCATCGTGCGGGAGTACACGCGCTGGGCCGCGACCGTCCCCGACACCCTGACCTCGTCGCTCGCCGCGCTCGTCTACCCGGACCTGCCGTCGATGCCGCCCCACCTGCGCGGGACGTACCTCGTCTCCGTACGGATCGCCTTCACGGGCGGCGCGGAGGAGGGCGAGCGGCTCGTGGCGCCCCTGCGGGCCGCGCTCGGCCCTGCGCTCTCCGACACCGTGCGCGAGATGCCGTACGGGGACAGCCACACCATTCACAGCGACCCGGACTTCCCGCACCCCTATTACGGGGACAGCGTGTTCCTGGACGCGCTCGATCTCGGCGGGGTCACCGAGCTGTTCACCGCGTGCGGGCCCGGCGCCGACGGCATGCACGTCGTGCAGCTCAACCACCTGGGCGGCGCGCTGGCGCGGCCCGCGCCGAACGCGGTGCCGTACCGGGACGCGGCCTGGCTGGTGCGGATCCTGTCACCGCTCGGCGAGGGCGGGCGGGACGCGGCCCGGGCGCATCACGCGCGGGCGTTCGGCGCGGTCTCCGGCCAGGTCATGGGCCGTTCCCTCAACTTCGCGTTCGGCGGCGCGGACCGGCCCGAGGGCCTGTACGACGCGGGAACGCGGAAGAGGCTCGCCGATCTGAAGGCCGCGTACGACCCGGCGAACCTCTTCCGGAGGAACTACAACGTCTAG